TTTTAAAATTTCATTTTTTATTAATAAACAAATGCCAGCTGTAACTGCTTTAATCCGGCAGCAAAGCCCCAGCAAACAACAGAATCAAAAACAAGCGCACCAGCACCGACGAAACAAACAGCACGCTGATGGTTTGGAAAATGCCCTGCTTTGCAAACCAATGCGCGATAAGTCCGGGGATAACCCATCCCACCGCAGCCAGCTCCAGCGAAGTAGAAGCAATGTTGATGCTCAGAAAATAACGGGAAAAATTGGCCAGCAAAACACCGATGAGCAGGCTTAGCACCATCTGGCGCCGTCCATACAAAAAGGTGTAATTGCTTAGGATTTTAATGATGAGAAAAGTAAGCAGGCTCACGCCCAAAATCCCCAAAAGTCGGTCGGGGTGAGTAAGCTGCAGCGCCACAAATCCCGGCACCACAATGCCGCCCGCGGCCAGGCCAAACACTTCGTACGAAAGCAGACTAAACACAAGTCCGATGGTAATGGCTAATTCGATCATAATTACATTGTGCTTCTATTGTGAAAATATTCTACTGTGATGGCTCCCATGCCGCCCATATTGCCTATGGCCAGCGTAGTGGAGCTTTTGGCGGTGACCGATAACACTTTTTCAAAAACTTTTTGAGGCGTTGTCCAGCCTACATTGATAATCTTTTTGCGCGGCATCCCGTATCTCACGGCCATAGCTTCCACCACTTCTGTCGATTGACCGATGAGCATCAGGAAGTCGATGTCAGCGGACATCTTTTTTGCAGCCATCGCGGCAAGCTGTTTGGCTCTGTCGAGCCGGTCCTGCCGTGTGTTGAGCAATATGATGCGTGTGCCGTCCCAGCCCATTTCTTTTTTAATCTTTCCCCACACCATCATCGTCGAATCGGGATCGTTGGCGGCAAAGCCATTATAAAAAACCATGGTTTTCTGAAAAGCCTCAACGGTGTAGCGGCGCAGCACGCCTTCGTCGGGGATGGCCTGATACATGCCGCGCAGCGCCGTTTGCCTGTCGATGTTCAGATGCTTGCAGATATCGAGCGCCAGCGCCACATTTTCGCGGTGTTCGATATAGCTGAAGCCTTTCATTTCCTCTGGCGTCACTTCGTTTTCGTTGGCAAGATGAAATACCGATTTGCGCCGTTCGGTCATTTTGCGAAGTAAATCGGTGATATGATATTCGGCTGTAAAAAGATGCTCGTTGCGCGGAATGGTACGTCCAAGTGTTTTTGCAATATCGGGCAGAGTATGTCCCATTATGTCCACGTGGTCCATCCGGATGTTGGTCATCACCGCCACATTGGAATGAATCATCTTGCGCTCCGTGATGGTTTGATATTGCGGCTGCAACGCCATGCACTCCATCACCAGCGCCTGCGCATTACGTTGGGCAGCAAATTTTACAATCGAAAGCTGCTCGATGATATTGGCCGCCGACTTGCGATGGATATATGTTTCGGTGCCGTCTTCGAGGATAAGCCGCGGAAAAGTACCTGTAACTTTTGTGAGCGTGCTGACTCCGGCAGCACGCAAGCCTGCACCCACTAACCGCGTAACGCTCGATTTGCCGCGCGTGCCATTGATATGCACGCGAATAGGAATAGAATGGATTCGCCGCTGATGCCGCCGGTATTCGATAATACCGGCTATCGACGAAAGAATGATAATGGCTAAAAGCAGGAAGAAGCTATACATAAAAACGCATACTTATTTTTATTTGCTCAGCATGAGTTTTAAAGTCTTAACGACATCGTCGGTTTGGAGCCGGTAAAAGTAGATGCCTGTGCCAGTGCGCGATCCTGTGTTTGTAGTTCCATCCCAAGTCACCGTGTGCACTCCCGCTGGCCGTTTGCCCTGCTCCAGGGTTTTCACCACAGCACCATTGATGTCATAAATCTGTAATAATATCTGGCCAGATTCACCCAACTCGTATTGTATGGTGGTACTTGAGCTAAATGGGTTGGGCGTATTTTGGCAAAGCTTTGCCAACAACACCCCTGCATTGGGATTACCGATACCAACCATAAGTGAAACAAAGGGTGGCTCGGTTGTAAATTTCAATGCGGAATGACTTACAATTGCATTGGCAGTAGCCGCGTAATTATTATTAAAAACATATTGTAAACCCACGTCCTGCGAATGATTTTCGATTCCGATAGTGTTGCTCAGCGCATCGGTTACTTTTTTGTATTGTACCACGATCTCGCCGTCGCCGGTAGTGGTTGTATAGTAAGCCGGATCGTAAAGCACCACCTGAAATATTTCCCGCTTGGGTTCGGTGCCTGAATTGTTGTGTGAAATGCTGTCCCACTCAACGATGAATCGGTTTTCTTCTGTATCGTTGTAATAAAGGAGTTGCCCTTCGGCAAATTCTATATCATAAAGGTCGTCCCAAAAAGGAGCCACCATAGCATTTACATTGTCGAAGGCGGGAAGTGGCTGATTTACGGGAGCTGTCTGGCTACCATTGCCAAAAGCTATCCATCCGTCGGTGCTGATGCGGAGCTGGTTATAATTTACACCATAATATCTGAACGTAAATGGCAAATTGACGGTTTCTGTGTAATCGCTCACGCCGGGAATAATGACGGGCGTTCCGATTGCCGACAATTCCATCCATTCATACACAGGGCTTTGGTCATAAAAGATATCGGTGCTCGAATAGGCATAATAACCGTAAGCATCGGGGCCGGTATAGTCGTGGGATAGCTGTTTGGCAACCGGAATTTTTACCGGCACAATTACCTCATACGGATAGTTGCTATTGGTGGTATAAAGCCGCAGCGAACAACCGGCAAGATAATTTGTGGGGCAGTTGGCAGCAGCAGAAATTGTGAAGAAATCATCCTCATTGATGGCAATTCCATTTATCACCACATGACCAAATGAAGCTTCGCCATCCAGGATGGTAATGTAGGGATCGGAAGTGGTGAGAAGACCCATTACTCCGGGGGCAATATCATCACCAAAATTTTCGATGGCCATCATCATTTCGGCAGTTTCGCCGGGTTCGAACAGATAGTTGATATTCGAAGGACTTAATTCCTGCAGGATAAAGCTATCCATCCTAAGCTAGCAACCGTGTACCTTCAGCGTATAGTTGTAAGTCCACGAGGAGAGGCTGCTGGTAACATCGAGCTACAACTGAAACTCATGACCAACCTGGCAGGCAGGAGCAACCGTAAGCATAAAAGGTTCGCCGGAGGCCATGGCATTTGGAGCTATATTTCCGTAGCTGATAGCTCCTGTAGTGAGAATTTCGATGTCGGGGTCGGTAGTTGATAAAGTTGCCTGGACATTATTTACCGTAAGGTTTCCCCAGTTTTTGAGGCTGATGGAGATGCTGA
This region of Bacteroidales bacterium genomic DNA includes:
- a CDS encoding FlgD immunoglobulin-like domain containing protein, giving the protein MDSFILQELSPSNINYLFEPGETAEMMMAIENFGDDIAPGVMGLLTTSDPYITILDGEASFGHVVINGIAINEDDFFTISAAANCPTNYLAGCSLRLYTTNSNYPYEVIVPVKIPVAKQLSHDYTGPDAYGYYAYSSTDIFYDQSPVYEWMELSAIGTPVIIPGVSDYTETVNLPFTFRYYGVNYNQLRISTDGWIAFGNGSQTAPVNQPLPAFDNVNAMVAPFWDDLYDIEFAEGQLLYYNDTEENRFIVEWDSISHNNSGTEPKREIFQVVLYDPAYYTTTTGDGEIVVQYKKVTDALSNTIGIENHSQDVGLQYVFNNNYAATANAIVSHSALKFTTEPPFVSLMVGIGNPNAGVLLAKLCQNTPNPFSSSTTIQYELGESGQILLQIYDINGAVVKTLEQGKRPAGVHTVTWDGTTNTGSRTGTGIYFYRLQTDDVVKTLKLMLSK
- the pgsC gene encoding poly-gamma-glutamate biosynthesis protein PgsC, whose protein sequence is MIELAITIGLVFSLLSYEVFGLAAGGIVVPGFVALQLTHPDRLLGILGVSLLTFLIIKILSNYTFLYGRRQMVLSLLIGVLLANFSRYFLSINIASTSLELAAVGWVIPGLIAHWFAKQGIFQTISVLFVSSVLVRLFLILLFAGALLPD
- the pgsB gene encoding poly-gamma-glutamate synthase PgsB; the encoded protein is MYSFFLLLAIIILSSIAGIIEYRRHQRRIHSIPIRVHINGTRGKSSVTRLVGAGLRAAGVSTLTKVTGTFPRLILEDGTETYIHRKSAANIIEQLSIVKFAAQRNAQALVMECMALQPQYQTITERKMIHSNVAVMTNIRMDHVDIMGHTLPDIAKTLGRTIPRNEHLFTAEYHITDLLRKMTERRKSVFHLANENEVTPEEMKGFSYIEHRENVALALDICKHLNIDRQTALRGMYQAIPDEGVLRRYTVEAFQKTMVFYNGFAANDPDSTMMVWGKIKKEMGWDGTRIILLNTRQDRLDRAKQLAAMAAKKMSADIDFLMLIGQSTEVVEAMAVRYGMPRKKIINVGWTTPQKVFEKVLSVTAKSSTTLAIGNMGGMGAITVEYFHNRSTM